DNA from Equus asinus isolate D_3611 breed Donkey chromosome 22, EquAss-T2T_v2, whole genome shotgun sequence:
tgattaaaaatcgGGCAAAAGACCCAAAtggccatttttccaaagaatacatacagatggtcaagaggtacatgaaaagatgctctacatcattaatcttcagagaaatgcaaatcaaaaccacaatgagatatgacctcacacctgttagactggctattatcaaaaagacttgAAAAAACAAGTGTCAGCAAAGATgtagaaaaaagggaacccttgtgcactattggttggaatgtaaattagtgcagcccctatggaaagaagtgTGAAGcttcctcaagaagttaaaaatagaactaccatatgatccagcaattccacttctgagtattgatctgaagcaaatgaaaacaccagcttgaaaagatatgtgcatccccatcttcactgcagcattatttacaatagtcaatatatggagacaacctaagtgtctatcaatggacgaatggataaagaaagtgatatatatatatatatatgtataatggaatattgtttagccttaaaaaagaatgaaatcttgccgtttgctgcaacatggatggaccttaagggcattatacgaagagaaataagtcagacagagaaagacgaatacgATATGATTTCTCTTACATTTGGAAACTAAAatacatctatatctatctttatatataaatctaatctatgtatctatatctaaTCTATATCTaatctatgtatctatatctaaTCTATATCTACATTTATAAACCAAGCTCACTGATGAAGAGAACAATTTGGTgcttgccagaggcaggggatgatgagtgggagaaatgagtgaattgtttttgtttttgtttttggtttaaataaatttattttaaaaaaatgtaatggaaattaagataataaatatgCTTGAAATCTCAGCCATTGAAACATTTGGAACAATCATATACTATCAGTTCCACATGGGGACAAACTAGTTCTTACAGAGACATATGTATCTTAAGGGGAGGAAATAGAGCAAAACTGACCTCAGAAATTTATTTTGGACCTTCAtttgagattaaaataaattggGAGGGAATGACAACGATGAGGCTCTTTAATGTGGCTTCCTCACACAAAACCACATGgctatttttttagaaaaagagattgaaaaaatatattatgggtttccaaatcatatatatatgtagcaTATACTTAGATAAGTGAATCTGTAAGAATTATTAAGAAGCCAAGGGAACCTAAATAGTTTTTAGGAAAAGGACCAATGGACAAAGGTAAATGAAATTAGTCTGCAGGTGAGAGTAGTTGATAGGAAAATGGAACACAAGAAAACTGACTCGGAAGCATTTAGAGATGCTTCCACTTTCGTGATTGGAATCATTCATTCCTTCTCCAATATCCTTCTTCAGTACTTTATGGGCCCCTGAATATCCAGAAAGAACTCAGGAGATAAAGCTGAAGATCATGCTTGAACTCCTGCAACCCTCAGCATCTTTGTCCAAGAATGATCCTGATATGAATTCTTCTACTTCATTGACTGCATTATATATTGTTCTGTTAAGAATTACTCCATTAAATTATTATTGTTCCATTAATAGAGATATATTCCTCCAATATTCTCATAGTTATGTAATATTTTGTTATGATTTTGGTGCTTATCCTTAAAATTCTAACATGCATCTTTGATTTAATGTCCAATATAAAAGGTTGCTTGATCTCTTCCTAGCCATGTCTCTCCCTTTTGATGTAATTGCAACACTTAAAGTGTACTTTAATTTTATGCAATTTAAAACCGTTAATATTATGGTTGTATGTAATCgctatccatttacatttacaccCATATTTACCTATTTCATTGCCCTTCATCTTGAATTGCCCTTTATCCTGAGGTTCCATTTGGGATCATATTCTTACACCTAAAGAACATTATAGTGTATATCCTTAGTGCAGTCCAAAGaaattaattcttttcttctacCTATCTTAAATTACCTTTATTTCACCTATGAAATATGATTATATACTCATATCATTCTCATATAGTTAGCATCTTGTCTCTGGGAATAGAATTTTAGTATGGCACTAGTCTTTCAGTAATCATATGgctttcatgttttcttctttttatgttagctgccaatttttcctttgaaggtaaattctgtttttctctgcctgcctttcagcttttatttttggtCTGGTTTTCAGCAATTACATATGATATACGtaactttgttttcattttgttcaccCTACTGGGGTTCACAAGGCTTTGTCAATACTTAGTTTGTTGTCTTctatcagttttagaacattcaCAGACATGAGTTCTTCTACTAAAAGTTACGGGTAAACTGTGATTTACAAAAGCAAATTTTGAGGTAATAGATCATTAGGAGACATTGCCTTAGTAACTGATtactgtttttatatatttttttacttgctCTTCCTGGGAGATTTGACTGGTGATCTGTACATACAAGTCCAGTTTGAAACAGTATGTATACAAGACGAAAGCAAGGCAATGGGCAAAAACTTTCAGGTGtgctttgttgaaaattattCAACGTGGAGTCCAGCCTCAGTAGGGAAGAATGTTGTAATTATAAGGAGTACCTTCCAAGAGCATCGTATGGAAATTGTCAGTATATATGCCATAAATTTACCATCACTGATATGGATTGAAATCTTTATTAAAGGTAATAACAGAACTTGAATACAATGTAAAAGAAGAAACAGTATAGAAACAACAGCCACAAAGTGGATGAGAACTAAAACGTAGGAGACCTCTATTCTTTAGGCTTGCTACAGTCtactaaggggaaaaaatcacttcTATTAATCTTTTTTTCATATTCCAAAAAATAATTAGTATAAAAATAGTCATTCCTTATGAAAAATTATTATGGTATTTGATTCTTGAaagttctttttctcatttgtttcttgctGAAAGATACATCCAGGGGAGAAATATGTAAATCTGCTTGCATGAGCAGCCCTGACTATTACCAAAGAAGCAACATTCTTACAACTTGGTTTGATATGATTCATTGTTCTGGGGTCAGCATACATAATGGTTATGCTCATGATCTCTAGAGTAAGACTACTTTGGTTTAAATCTTGGTTCTAATTCTTACTAGCTATACAACCTGGGAAAAATTTCTCacactttctgggcctcagtttctttattagtATGACAAAAATAATGATAGTACTGTCTTATAGGATTATTGGGGCAGTGTATGCTTTAATACACGTAATCACTGAAGTAGAACCAGGAATGTTAGAAGCAATCAATGAATGTTGGTAATTTTTTAGGTGCCAATTGTGACCAGATTCCCTTTGGTTTGTACGTCCTATGTTGTTTTCCCCCCATTTGTTTAACAAGGTCAGAAAGTTTTATATGTTAGTATTTACTTCTATATACAAATatactgaaaatttaaaaatagcataatCATTTTAAATCCATATCTTGATCTTTTGGGATTAAGAGATTTCCAATTATAATATGTTGAGTGTAGCATGCTTGAATGAACCCAAGATATTAAAAATCTCTATTTATAATTATCTTCCATATAAAAAGGATGAATATTATGCCATACTTCCAATTATTCCTTGCTATTTGTCTTGATAAGACTGTAGATGTGCTTCAGAACAATTTTCTTGctgacaaaattttattttcagcagaaataaaatacaaattttcttCAGAGAACGACCAGTTACCTTGACAGACAAAAAGTACATGTATGAAGATAATTTCATCACACATAGTCACTCCGTGTATTATAATTTTTGCATTATTATTTGCAATTATCCTCCCTAAGTTAGAGAGAAGTCTTTATATATGAGAATTTTTGTACATGCGCCATAGTTATCTAACTTTGATCTCATGTTTATtaattgtatgtgtatatatctaaATTTAAATAGCTTGCATGTGATACCAAGATTCCCATTGCAATGCAATACATACCTTTTTTTGCTACTTCAATTTGCAATATGTAGTTGTATCTGATATATTCAACTCCTTTAAAGTCTCTTCTAGACAATGAACTGAAATtcataaaatttgcaaaagaaaatatgttttaatacTATTATTACTTTCAAACATTTGAGACAGCAAGTAAAATAGAAAtctaaaatttcttaaatataatttatccattcatttttttattattaaatgagGAATGAATTTTAAGTTATTTGCAAGTAACTGATAATAAAGTATGAACTTTTACTTATAAAGTATATTTATGAGTTAATAACTGGTGCTTTAATAATTGCAAGTTTCAACATCTGATTGATACCATTCTCAGTAGTTCGTAAACTTGGACAATCAGGACGTAATGACCTAAGCTATCTTTGAGGCAAATATCTTTGACATAGCACACATCCAATCAGTCACAAAGTACTATTTATTCCATCATTTCAATGCTTCATATATATGTTCCCTTCTTCACAGTATCATAACATTTTCCCTAttcaaatttttgttgtttttatgtaGAGGTAGTATAATATTCTGTAAACTCTCTAGTTCTTACTTTACAATAGTTCCCTCAAAATGCTTCGACCCCAATGCACAGCTTGAATAATGTTACCCTTTCAACCATGTTCAGAGACTCTCAATCGTTTATATGCTAAAATTCAAACTCATTACAATTAAGTTTTTACAAAATTTGGCCATTTTTTAACAGCTCTATTTCTGTATTCAAATACAAAACCTTTAATCCACATCACTTCACACcgatgtgttttgttttatttggaagGATCTGGCACACCAGATGGCacaacttgaattttaaaaaaaatgagtgaatggaATGTTTCTAGCTTGAATTTATTTAAGTCTGAATGATCTATGGTTACTTCTAAGAGATTTTGGAGACCTCACATGAATTGGAGAGAAAAGATTCCTGCGTACCTGCTTTACCAAGATCTGATCCCAGTTCAGTTATACAATCATGTAACTTGTTATTGGACATAGGGTTTCAATTTGGTCAAGTACAACatgattttagatctttttatATCAACATGACTTTAAATTCTCTGGACCACATTACTCCAGTTTGAGTTCCAAATTCACTGCTGGACTCATTggaataaatgtaacaaatattGCTGGCTCATTTCCTAATCAGACCACTTACAGTATTAAAATTCAATATGTCTTATGATGAATCAGTGTAAAGAAAAGAACATATTATCATCAACTTTCCATTTCCTCACACTTGCAGTCTTCCATGTTTGTTCCCTAAATTGATCATtccatattttaaacatattctcCTAAGATGGATGTTTCTAGTCACTGTTCTGATGCAGTTGAACATGGACCTACATCTTCTCTatcttctttaaaataagaaaccaaATCTTAAGCCACCATTGAGTAAGCAAGCTATGCTCTACTAAATTTTCTACCCAAGAACATTCTTGTTTATTTACAGGCTTTATCCTCCATTTATGTCATAAGTTTATTCATCCATGATTCACTTATGATATCCAAGATCTCCCTTCAATTACCTATAGCTTATAGACTATTTTGGCACCTGGAAAGCCTAGATCCCTACTTCTCTTGttaatatatttcaatatgtattttGTTAATCTCAggcatttttacttttatgtataATTTACAAGTAACTTATCATAAAAATGCATTTGCATTGGAATCACGTAAACCTTAGTCTTTCCACCAAGGTACATTTAATATATACTCAATTCATTAATGCCTTTCTTTATGCCTTTTAGTAAAGTATTATAATCTCTTTCATATAAGCCATATCAATTGTTAagtttatgaatttatttaatcaaaaatATTCACTAAGTATCTGTAATGTGTCAACATAGTATTTGAAGCAAAGATTATATGTAGAGCAAATACAGACATGGGCTTTGTGATAATGAAGCTAACAATCtaatgggagagacagacattGAATAAACAACCACATGAAGAATTATACATGTGGGATTGTGAAAGATGCTACAAATAAATGGTACATAAGATATTGTAATAGAGATATTTTGtctaattataaaagaatattgatTATTCTGAGATAATTAATTACGCTAGGATTTAGTTATCCAgagaaaagtagaaggaaggatgCTTCAGGTCAAAGGAATAGTTTATGCATATGCCCTGTAGAAAAGGGATCACAGATAAAGTCACAATTCAGACCAATCTGCCCAGAGAAGTCCTGATTTATGCTTGTTGTCCCAGAGTAATTATTAACAACATCAACTCTCATTCTTAAAATTATCCTTGTTTTTATGATGTTACACTGTAACTCTAACCATAAATCATTCAGTGAACTAAAGGGCAACAACTATGGCTGGAGCTTAGAGTGTGAGAATGTATGTAGCACTAGCAGGGGTAGAAATCTATGGACCACGCAAGGAAGGACTTTATAAACTAtgttaaggatttttaaatttatattgaaTTTAAATTACTAAGAAGCTAATAGTAAAGTTATGGTGAGtttatgaaatttatattttgaagaaGCTACTCTGGAAATAGACTGGAAGAAGTCAAGGGTGGATGAAGTTAGAGGCTAGTAGAGTAGAtagataaaagagagagagtgattaTTATCTTGCATTAGATAGATAGTAATGCAAATGTAGAGAAGTGTACTAACTCACTAAATTGAGATAATCAGTGGTAGTTAGGTAACACAGATGACTCTTAGGTTCATTTCACTAGATATCAAGTGCCAAGAAAGATAacaatatttaaagtatattatttttttctggatgttggTAAAGATCAAGGCTGGGAAGATAGAGGTTTGGAAAAGTAGTGTGCTGGGTGTTTTTTAAGATGTCTAAGAAGAAATGTCAAGTAAGAGGTTTAAAAGATGGACCTAGGTATTAGATATTAGCGCCTGCCAGTATGTAATAAAACTTGGTTAATTTTGTATCCAGCTTCATTATTGAAGTATTcgttttattctgatttttttttccagtagatTTCCTTGTAATATCTGGGGAAGAAAGCACATCATATGCAGATaatttcagtatttaatttttaatatttattttatatctaacTAGGTTTTCCTGCATTATGGCTTTTTTTTTGACCAGGACATCCAAGAAATGTTGAATAATAGTTATTATATCAGTCATCCTTGTCTTCCTGATTCTATTGAAACAATAATTTTCATCATGAAAGATTACATTTGCTGAAGGTTCTTATACACATCCTTAATCAAGttaaatatgttttcttctaattgtagttatttcttttttttctctctgttgacAAATCTCTCAACAGCAGTACAAACCCCTCTGATCTTAACCAGGATTTGTTCATCGTGTAGTGTTCTTTTAGTCAGTGGTGTATTATGTTGGCTCTCTCATGTagaatttttgcttctatgtttgTAAGGTCTATTGTCCTAAAATAGCTTTCTGTGTACAGAGATAATTTGGAATAATGCTATGCCCATCTTACTGATTTGGGTGGGGCTCTTTCACTTTTTGCTAGCTACTAAACAGTTTATCTTGGCGTCAGTTTTTGTTATTAAGATATTTTCAAGTTCACCCTTAAAAATTATCAGTCAGTTATCTGTTTGGATGTGCATCTTTGATTAGGTTATTTATCTGTAGAATATAGTTATTCAATTTCTCTACATTGTCTTGGGTCTCTTTATTATCATATGTGTCTTTGCAGGATATCATACACTTAAACAAGGTTTTTGTGTTTACTATTAAAAATCACATATTCTGCaatattctgaaataattatCTTTGAGATTATAATTGCTTTAGACAAATTATGCCTTTTGAATAAATTTCTACTCCATGTGCTTTGAGCAATTTGAGCacttattttcctgttttataaatctatctttttctttttaaagattggcacctgagctaacatctgttgccaatcttcttatttttcttcttgttcttctccctaaagcccccccagtacatagctgtatattctagttgtaggtccttatgattgtgctatgtgggcttgctcagcatggcttgatgagcagtgccgcaTCTGTGCCCAGCATATGAACCAGcgtaaccctgggccaccgaagcggtgtgtgggaacttaaccacttggccaccgggcagGCCTCTAAATCTAATATATCTTACtttctgtatttgaaatttttcacatttctgaTTTGCTAATAGTACTAAGAGTTTTATGGATTTATTCTTTTAAGtgctatatattttttgtaatattgACATATTGAATTCAAGCAACGTGTAGGCTCAGTCCAACATCCTTGatcattttgcttcattttttgaTGAATATCTGTCCataatcttttatttcctctattaaattctctctttcaAATTACTTGACTTGATGCCCTTACAGTTAATTTTTAACTATCCCACcagtaaattatataaatattttcacattttattacaCCTCAGTTGGTGAATCTAATGTCAATAACATTATGATAAAATATAGACTGCagctattcttttctatttttatcaaaaCACCCAGCTATCCACTGACATCTTTGATAAAGTCACCTGGGCCTATGCTATTCTTGAAAATTCCAAAATTGAATTGACAAAATtatcatataattaaaataacaaatgagaaaaatacctTGAGGAAATTCTTAGAACCAAttttaaaggcttttaaaaattatactgtaCTGATTTAAAACACGTTAATGAAATAGTTCTGAAAATTACTTACCCTTAGCTGTCATAATTGCAGCTAGTGCGAGGAAAATTAGATAAAGGAGGGCAAATACCACTGCAGCAATGCACCATGGAGAGCCTGTCCAAAGAGAGGGAAGTGGGCTACTATACTGATCAATGGAAAGACGACTCAGGAGTCGGGATTAGAAAGAATTTTGGTCAGGAATACTCAACCCACTTATATTAGATTGAAATCTAAGCTCATGGGAGCACCACAGCATGGGAAAATATACCCCAGCCTGTGAGAGGAACTCTAAAGTATTTTGCAGATTTGGGGACAACCAGGGaagatatgaatatttttatgtagGAAAGGGTTGCTTGTGGACTAACAAGTTGCTCTATTAAAGAGACCTTACAAAGACCACAAAAGATCCCTTCACAAATCCTAGGGATTTAATTCGTCACCCtcctccaatttttaaaaaatggtttcttCCATCTTTGTAGCAGAACTAGTTTAAGAATAAAACTCCTTCATTAACTGTTGGCCCAGACAGATATCCTGTGACAGTTTTGATAAAAGTCCATTTATCATGAGATACTTCACAAGctccattttgtttttagaaatactGAAGCTTTAAAGGAACAGTTGCCTTTTGCAAAAGTAAAATATCAACCCAGAAGAATATATATGAAACAGCCTTTATCCTACGGCTATGGTATATCATTGTAA
Protein-coding regions in this window:
- the LOC123280008 gene encoding uncharacterized protein isoform X1, whose translation is MEPETPTLSSPCLDLHSSPVELHENTEFCEEGITYTAVKVQNSSNTQKRKITRISKSKGSPWCIAAVVFALLYLIFLALAAIMTAKDITRKSTGKKNQNKTNTSIMKLDTKLTKFYYILAGANI